Proteins from a single region of Sulfurihydrogenibium sp.:
- a CDS encoding acyltransferase — MKKVYTEIDGVYIHPKAIVESNKIGKGTRIWAFVHILPEAVIGENCNICDHTFIENDVIIGNNVTIKSGVQIWDGLRIKDNVFIGPNVTFTNDLYPRSKVYPKEFIKTYLEEGVSIGANATIICGITIGKWAMIGAGSVVTKNVPDYALVFGNPAKIKGYVCICGKKLKFKDSKAECECGKIYEMRNSKVFMLINDKNNEE; from the coding sequence ATGAAAAAAGTGTATACGGAGATCGATGGTGTTTATATACATCCTAAAGCAATAGTAGAATCAAATAAGATAGGAAAAGGGACAAGGATTTGGGCTTTTGTTCATATACTGCCAGAAGCAGTAATTGGGGAAAACTGCAATATCTGTGATCATACTTTTATTGAAAACGATGTAATAATCGGAAATAATGTAACAATAAAAAGTGGAGTACAAATTTGGGATGGTTTAAGAATTAAAGACAATGTGTTTATAGGACCAAATGTTACTTTTACTAATGATCTTTATCCACGAAGTAAGGTATACCCTAAAGAGTTTATAAAGACCTATTTGGAAGAAGGGGTAAGTATAGGAGCGAATGCTACAATTATATGTGGCATTACTATAGGGAAATGGGCCATGATTGGCGCAGGTAGTGTTGTGACAAAAAATGTTCCTGATTATGCTCTTGTATTCGGTAATCCTGCAAAAATAAAAGGTTATGTTTGTATATGTGGTAAAAAATTAAAATTTAAAGATAGTAAGGCGGAATGCGAATGTGGAAAAATTTATGAGATGAGGAACAGTAAAGTTTTCATGTTAATAAATGACAAAAATAATGAAGAGTGA
- a CDS encoding FdtA/QdtA family cupin domain-containing protein, with translation MSVERCKIINLPKISDPRGNLTFIESNKHIPFEIKRVYYLYDVPGGETRGGHAHKNLQQLLIAVSGSFDVVVDDGYEKRRYHLNRSYYGLYIPTMIWREMDNFSSGSVCLVLASDFYNEDDYIRDYDEFLKEVRKGK, from the coding sequence ATGAGTGTTGAAAGGTGTAAAATAATAAACCTTCCCAAGATTAGCGACCCAAGAGGCAATCTTACATTTATAGAAAGTAATAAACATATACCGTTCGAGATTAAAAGAGTTTATTATTTGTATGATGTTCCAGGTGGTGAAACAAGAGGTGGACATGCTCATAAGAATTTACAGCAACTTTTAATTGCTGTAAGTGGAAGTTTTGATGTTGTAGTAGATGATGGATACGAAAAAAGAAGATACCATCTAAATAGGTCTTATTATGGGCTATATATACCAACTATGATATGGAGAGAAATGGATAATTTTTCCTCCGGTTCTGTTTGTCTTGTGTTAGCATCTGATTTTTACAATGAGGATGACTATATAAGAGATTATGATGAGTTTTTGAAAGAAGTGAGGAAAGGAAAATGA
- a CDS encoding glycosyltransferase — translation MMDLKISVLIPTYNRPEYLREALKSVLGQSLKPYEVIVADDNPNEEINKKNFEVVEEFAKDYPFIKYHKNEKNLGLAGNYKNLFYLASGDLIHFLDDDGILAPYTLEELSKPFKEDDNIVISAGKTLFVDERSKVIYPTVFKNHLEFYEKHFNDSCVNGKWLIEKSLEKIFNIMGSFSGFMFRKDKVDFELFKFNNIEFEANSDWFLWMNLAKKGKVYLSSKVSNLFRMHGANDQLNIKTAIKGAVERQVFLTKEFIDSLGIDENLFRYKDGFVESLYYINVFYPYIKTDRKLSKDLKQLLNKIYNTNLDLKIERKPFSIIIVSYNSSDTIKECVQSVLDSYLLENDEIIIVDNNSKDNTVEIVESFSDSRIKIIKNSENLGYSKAINQGVELSKNSYLVFLNPDTVVISKDWLNRFYKELQDKHVAMVGPVSDIAMYKNNLSSYILPSLQFLDLGRYEKFLKYIYNDYREDTTLLSGFCIGISKERFLEFGKFDEDLILGFDDFDFSLKAQEKNLKQYVLPSVLIAHKNHKSFEKDIKKANYLNKLSLYNFLKKLIKKYGYGNVPNPIDLFMKNVKKTEPFYAFDLSDGRYRYVFKFTDKEKPKDFFRQKAKIIKSKPRIAIITVNYLSSEYIKSLAKSIIESNYPNIDFIVVDNSENEEEFNRLENILKEVFGEITTKQYYLLKNVNNGYAGGNNLGIRYAIENLKSEYIWLLNPDTKIEKNTPLELLKTLEYTDVPVVTCKIKNYDDEKVQYAGDNIFLGGVENLKDYGLRYVKFLSGANIFMKSKVIEKVGYINEDFFLYFEDNEFLIRLRKNGINPIYTPFTFIRHKVGGTTDKSNKYPLWYYYEIRNRLLILDYTADNKYDFMDYLTITLDEIRKSYIESEYNKKQAILDGIFDFSKRIKGKVNRGNFDKEEIENRLKELESYTEDVIIDYDIEKRYLKLKLNPERKDLFDEFLELVKIKEIIF, via the coding sequence ATGATGGACTTAAAAATATCAGTTTTAATTCCAACTTATAACAGACCGGAGTATTTAAGAGAAGCTTTAAAAAGTGTTTTAGGACAATCACTTAAACCATATGAAGTTATAGTTGCAGATGATAATCCAAATGAAGAGATAAACAAAAAGAATTTTGAAGTTGTAGAGGAGTTTGCTAAAGATTATCCTTTTATAAAATACCATAAAAATGAGAAAAATCTTGGACTGGCAGGAAATTACAAAAATCTGTTCTACTTAGCGTCAGGAGATTTAATCCATTTTTTAGACGATGATGGTATCCTTGCACCTTATACATTAGAAGAGTTAAGCAAACCTTTTAAGGAAGATGACAACATAGTAATATCTGCCGGAAAAACTTTATTTGTCGATGAGAGATCAAAAGTTATTTATCCGACTGTATTTAAAAACCATTTAGAATTTTATGAAAAGCATTTTAATGATTCTTGCGTTAATGGTAAGTGGCTGATAGAAAAATCCTTAGAAAAAATTTTTAACATTATGGGAAGTTTTTCAGGTTTTATGTTTAGAAAAGACAAAGTAGATTTTGAGCTATTTAAATTTAACAATATAGAGTTTGAAGCCAATTCAGATTGGTTTTTATGGATGAATTTAGCAAAAAAAGGAAAGGTTTATTTAAGTAGCAAAGTCTCTAACTTATTTAGAATGCATGGAGCAAATGATCAGCTTAACATAAAAACTGCAATTAAAGGAGCAGTTGAGAGGCAAGTTTTCTTAACTAAAGAATTTATTGACAGTCTTGGTATAGATGAAAATTTATTTAGGTACAAAGATGGATTTGTAGAAAGTTTATATTATATTAATGTCTTTTACCCATACATAAAAACTGATAGAAAACTTTCCAAAGATTTAAAGCAATTGTTAAACAAAATCTACAACACAAATTTAGATTTAAAAATTGAAAGAAAACCATTTTCTATAATTATAGTCTCTTACAACTCTTCAGATACTATCAAAGAATGCGTTCAATCAGTTTTAGATTCTTATTTATTAGAAAACGATGAGATAATCATTGTTGACAACAATTCAAAAGATAACACGGTTGAAATCGTAGAATCTTTTAGTGACAGCAGAATAAAGATAATAAAAAATTCAGAAAATCTTGGATATTCTAAAGCTATAAATCAAGGAGTTGAATTGTCAAAGAATTCTTATTTAGTATTTTTAAATCCAGATACTGTTGTAATCTCCAAGGATTGGTTAAACAGGTTTTACAAAGAGCTACAAGATAAACATGTTGCAATGGTTGGTCCGGTTTCTGACATAGCAATGTATAAAAATAATTTATCTAGTTATATTCTTCCAAGCCTTCAATTTTTAGACTTAGGAAGATATGAAAAATTTTTAAAGTATATTTACAATGATTATCGTGAAGATACAACTCTTTTATCAGGATTTTGTATTGGAATATCAAAAGAAAGATTTTTAGAATTTGGAAAATTTGATGAAGACCTTATCCTTGGATTTGATGATTTTGATTTTTCATTAAAAGCTCAAGAAAAAAATCTAAAACAGTATGTTTTACCTTCAGTATTGATAGCACATAAAAATCATAAATCGTTTGAAAAAGATATAAAAAAAGCTAATTATCTAAATAAATTAAGTTTATACAACTTTTTAAAGAAATTAATCAAAAAATACGGATATGGAAACGTTCCAAATCCAATAGATTTGTTTATGAAAAATGTAAAAAAAACAGAGCCATTTTATGCATTTGACTTGTCCGATGGAAGGTACAGATATGTTTTCAAATTTACTGACAAAGAAAAACCAAAAGACTTTTTTAGACAAAAGGCTAAAATAATAAAATCCAAACCAAGAATAGCAATCATAACGGTTAATTACTTATCTTCTGAATATATAAAAAGTCTTGCTAAATCCATCATAGAGTCTAACTATCCAAACATAGATTTTATAGTTGTGGATAATTCTGAAAATGAAGAAGAGTTTAATAGGCTTGAAAATATCTTAAAAGAAGTGTTTGGAGAAATTACAACAAAACAATACTATCTACTAAAAAATGTTAACAATGGCTATGCTGGCGGAAACAATTTAGGCATAAGATACGCTATAGAAAATTTAAAATCAGAATATATATGGCTGCTAAATCCGGATACGAAAATAGAAAAAAACACACCTTTGGAGCTTTTAAAGACCTTAGAGTATACAGACGTTCCGGTAGTTACTTGTAAGATAAAAAATTACGATGATGAAAAAGTTCAATATGCAGGGGACAATATATTCTTAGGCGGAGTTGAAAACTTAAAAGATTATGGCTTAAGATATGTGAAGTTTTTATCAGGTGCCAACATCTTTATGAAAAGTAAAGTTATTGAAAAGGTTGGATATATAAACGAAGATTTCTTTTTATACTTTGAAGATAATGAATTTCTTATAAGATTAAGAAAAAACGGAATAAATCCAATTTATACACCTTTTACATTTATCAGACATAAAGTTGGAGGTACTACAGATAAAAGCAATAAATATCCTTTATGGTATTATTATGAGATAAGAAACAGATTGTTGATTCTTGATTATACAGCAGATAATAAATATGATTTTATGGATTATCTGACAATCACTTTAGATGAGATTAGAAAAAGCTATATCGAATCAGAGTATAATAAGAAACAAGCTATTTTGGATGGTATTTTTGATTTTAGTAAAAGGATAAAAGGGAAAGTAAATAGAGGCAATTTTGACAAAGAAGAAATAGAAAATAGATTGAAAGAGCTTGAAAGTTATACAGAAGATGTTATTATAGACTATGATATTGAAAAAAGGTATTTAAAATTAAAGTTGAATCCAGAGAGAAAAGATTTATTTGATGAGTTTTTAGAGTTGGTAAAGATAAAGGAAATAATTTTTTAG
- a CDS encoding DegT/DnrJ/EryC1/StrS family aminotransferase: protein MIPFLDLKKLNAQYRDELIEACTRVIDSGWYILGKEVEEFEKEFANYCGTKYAIGVGNGLDALTLILRAYKELGILSDGDEVIVPANTYIATILAITNNNLIPVLVEPDIDTYLIDPDKIEENITSKTKAIMVVHLYGQTCEMDKINEIAKKYNLKVIEDSAQSHGAYYKDKRSGNLADASGFSFYPGKNLGALGDAGAITTNDDQLAEVLKALRNYGSRKKYENIYKGVNSRLDEIQAAILRVKLKYLDEEIERRRKIARFYLENIKNNNIILPKVREDSNHVWHLFVIRTEKRDKLQKYLLDKGIHTLIHYPIPPHKQIAYKEWNDRSYPITEKISREVLSLPISGVLTLEEAEKVIEAINEFD from the coding sequence GTGATTCCATTTCTGGACCTAAAAAAACTTAACGCTCAGTATAGAGATGAGCTGATAGAAGCGTGTACAAGAGTTATTGATAGTGGATGGTATATTCTCGGAAAAGAAGTAGAAGAATTTGAAAAAGAGTTTGCCAATTACTGTGGTACAAAATACGCAATAGGTGTAGGAAATGGGCTTGATGCCCTTACTTTAATTTTAAGAGCCTACAAAGAGCTTGGAATTTTGTCTGATGGAGATGAAGTTATAGTTCCGGCAAATACCTATATTGCAACCATTCTTGCCATTACAAATAATAATCTTATTCCTGTATTGGTAGAACCAGACATAGACACATATCTCATAGACCCGGATAAAATAGAAGAAAATATTACCTCAAAGACAAAAGCTATTATGGTTGTTCATCTATACGGACAGACTTGTGAAATGGATAAAATAAACGAAATTGCAAAAAAATATAATCTAAAAGTTATAGAAGATTCAGCACAATCGCACGGAGCATATTATAAAGATAAACGGTCTGGTAATTTGGCAGATGCAAGCGGATTTAGTTTTTATCCAGGCAAAAATCTTGGAGCCCTTGGAGATGCAGGAGCAATCACAACAAACGATGACCAATTAGCTGAAGTATTAAAAGCCTTAAGAAATTATGGAAGTCGCAAAAAATATGAAAATATATACAAAGGAGTAAATAGCAGACTTGATGAAATTCAGGCAGCTATATTGAGGGTTAAACTTAAATATCTTGATGAAGAAATAGAAAGAAGAAGAAAAATAGCAAGATTTTATTTAGAAAATATTAAAAATAATAATATAATTTTGCCTAAAGTTAGAGAAGATAGCAATCACGTATGGCATTTATTTGTAATAAGAACAGAAAAAAGAGATAAGCTTCAGAAATATTTATTAGATAAAGGGATACATACATTGATTCATTATCCTATTCCGCCACATAAACAAATTGCATACAAAGAATGGAACGATAGAAGTTATCCGATAACAGAAAAAATATCCAGAGAAGTATTAAGTTTGCCTATAAGCGGTGTTTTAACATTAGAAGAGGCTGAAAAAGTAATTGAGGCAATTAATGAATTTGATTAA